From Tautonia plasticadhaerens, the proteins below share one genomic window:
- a CDS encoding response regulator, which produces MRRRRVLIADADGSLLDAYAAALRQAGFEVAIAADGGQCMDRLRDGGHDALVLDLDLLWAGGAGVLARWPEDAPRPAVPTLVLSGRSEGGRLYRLLRLVAFPTGEYRDKPVEPGELAERVGRLPGLPSLVAVSP; this is translated from the coding sequence ATGAGGCGACGACGTGTCCTGATCGCCGACGCCGACGGCTCGCTGCTCGACGCCTACGCCGCGGCCCTCCGCCAAGCCGGGTTCGAGGTGGCCATCGCCGCCGACGGGGGCCAGTGCATGGATCGGCTGCGCGACGGCGGGCACGACGCGCTGGTGCTGGACCTCGACCTGCTCTGGGCCGGCGGCGCCGGCGTCCTGGCCCGGTGGCCCGAAGACGCCCCGAGGCCGGCGGTCCCGACGCTGGTCCTCTCGGGCCGCAGCGAGGGCGGCCGCCTCTATCGCCTGCTGCGGCTGGTCGCCTTCCCGACGGGCGAGTACCGCGACAAGCCGGTGGAGCCCGGGGAGCTGGCCGAGCGCGTCGGCCGGCTCCCCGGGCTCCCGAGCCTGGTGGCCGTCTCCCCCTGA